The genomic DNA GCGGCCGGACTCATGAGCGCCTCGGTCTCGGCCTCCGGTGCGACCCCGAGCTCATCCCGCAGCCGCTGCGTGAGTGCCGCGTGATAACGTTCTGCCGCGCTTCGGTCGCCTGATAGCAGCAGGCTGCGGATCAAGTGCCGGCCATAGACTTCGCTGAGCGGATCGAGCTCGACCAGGCGCTGCGCATGTGCCGTCGCGGCAAAATGATCTCCGGCCGCGTTCTTGTCCTGCACGAGACGCTCCAGCGCATGCACCAGCCGTCCCCGCAGCGCCTCGCGGCGGAAGAACGCCCAGTCGTCGAACTCGGGGCAGTCTCCCGGCGCGAAGCCCGCCAGGAAGTCGCCCCGGTAGATCAGGCACGCTTGTTCGAACGCGCCGCGATCGCAGGAATCCTCGAACAGACGTGAGTCGAGCTTCAGCTCGAGGTCCGGCGACCATCTCAGACTGGTGCGGTCGGTCTCGAACACCGCTTGGCCCAGCGTGAGCTCGACGCGGTGAAGCAGCCGCCGCAAGCGCGCAAGGCCGGTCTCCCGGGGCGTCTCCGGCCACAGCAGCGTGGCCATGATTTCGCGCGCGACGGCGCCCTTGGCCTCCCCGAGATAGACCAGCAGCGCAAGCCCCTTGCGCAAGGCCAGCTTGATCGGGCGGCCGTCGGCGTAGAGCTCGGGGAACCCGAACGTCTCCAGCGAAAAAGCCGTCATGGAAATCCTCTTCTTCCGGCTTGCGTTCTCCGGGGGACGCGCAGGGGACGGTCCGGCGGATACGGTCGGGCCAGATCGAGCCTGCTCGCCGGCGAGCGCCCAGGCTCTGCATGCGGCACCGTCGCCATCGGCACAATAGGAAAACCCATGTTCGCACGCCTCGCAATCCTGCTCTACGCCCTCGTGAGCTATGCCGTCTTCACGGTTTCATTTCTCTACGCGCTCGGTTTCGTCGGCAATTATGTCGTGCCGAAGTCCATCGATGTCGGGCCCGCTTCGAATGTAAGCGAGGCCGTCGTCGTCGACCTCCTACTGATGAGCCTGTTCGCCATCCAGCACAGCGTCATGGCGCGTCCGGCCTTCAAGCGATGGCTGGCCGGATTCATTCCCGAGGCCTGCCAGCGCAGCACCTATGTGTTGCTCTCGAGCCTGATCCTCCTCTTGCTGTTCTGGCAATGGCGGCCGATCCCTGCACCGGTCTGGCAGGCGAGCGGTATTGCGGCGGGGGTGCTGACCTCCGTGCATTGGCTCGGCTGGCTGATCGCGTTCGCCTCGACCCACATGATCGATCATTTCGATCTGTTCGGCCTGCGCCAGGCTCTTTTCGCGCTGCGCGGGGCCGAGATGCCGAACCAGTCGTTCCGGACGCCGCTGCTCTACAAGATCGTGCGGCATCCGATCATGCTCGGCTTTCTGCTCGCGTTCTGGGCCACGCCCGTGATGACATCAGGCCATCTGCTGTTCGCGCTCGCCAACACGGCCTACATCCTGGTCGCATTGCAGTTCGAGGAGCGGGATCTGATCGCCGTGTTCGGGGCGACGTATCAGGACTATCGCCGGCGCGTTCCCATGCTGCTGCCGCGCCTGTTCGGAGCGCCCCGATGAAAGCCGTGGTGTGCCGTTCGTTCACCGGACCGCAAGATCTGCGAATCGACGAGATCGACGAGCCGAAGCCCGCCGCAGACGAGATCCTGATCGACGTTCATGCGGCCTCGGTCAGCTTCATGGACCAGTTGATGGTCTCGGGCCTCTACCAGATGCGGCCGCCGACGCCCTTCGTGCCTGGCACGGAAGCAGCCGGTGTCGTGGTCGCGGTCGGCGAGCGGGTCACGGCGTTCGCGCCCGGCGATCGCGTGGCGTGCAGCAGTTGGACCGGCGGCTACGCCGAACGGATGATCGCGAAGGAATCGAAGAGCGTGCGCCTGCCCGATGGCGTTGCGTTCGAGACCGCGGCAACGATCCTGCACAATTACGGCACGGCCTGTTACGCGCTGGCCGAGCGGGCACGGGCGCAAGCCGGCGAGACCGTGCTCATCACCGGCGCGGCCGGCGGGGTTGGCCTTGCCGCCATCGATCTCGGCCGGCATCTCGGCCTGCGCGTCGTCGCCGGCGTCGGCGCCGACGACAAAGCGGCCCTGGTCCGCGGTTACGGTGCCAGCGAGGTCATCAACTATCGCAGCGAGGATCTGCGCGGGCGGATCAAGGCGATCACATCGGGAGAAGGCATCGACATTGGCTTCGACAATGTCGGCGGCGCGATCTTCGAGCAGATGGCCCGACTGATGGCATGGGGCGGACGGCTAATGCCGATCGGCTTTACCTGCGGCGAGATTCCGTCAATCCCGATGAACCTGCCACTGTTGAAGAACTATTCCATCATCGGCGTCTTCGCCGGCGCCTGGGCGGAGAAATATCCAGACGAAGCCGCGCGGATGAATCACACGCTGGTGCAATGGCTGGCCGACGGAAAAATCCGCCCGCACATCGATCGCGTCCTCCCTTTGGAGGAGGCCGGCAACGCCATGCGTGCCGTCGCGGGCCGCACGGTTCAGGGCAGAATTGTCCTGAAGATCAGATAGACTGGACCCGGGAAGGCAAACGAGGACAGCGGAATTGACAGAAATCATCATCGCCAAGCGCTTTTGCGGTCCTCCGAACTCCGGCAACGGCGGCTATGTCTGCGGTCGGCTGGCCCGGCACATTCCCGGCAGCGCCGAGGTGATGCTTCGCGCGCCGCCTCCGCTGGACACGCCGCTCGATGCGGCCGCGGCCGCCGATGGCACGTGGGAGCTTCGTGACGGCGACAAGGTCGTTGCAACGGGGCGAGCGGCGAATGTCGAGCTCGCGCAGCTCGAAACGGCCAGCTTGCAGGAAGCACGCGCCGCCGGATTGCTGGCGCTGTTCGAGCCGCACGAGCATCCGCTACCGAACTGTTTCGTCTGCGGTCCCGCGCGGTCGCAAGGCGATGGGCTGCGCGTCTTCGCCGGGCCGCTCCGCCGTCGTGCAGAGAACGCCGTTCTTGCGGCGACGTGGACACCGGATCCGAACCTCGCCGAGGAGGATGGCCTGGTCGCGCCGGAATTCCTCTGGTCGGCGCTCGATTGCCCCACCGGCTTCGCCAGCAATTGCAACCCGCAGAGCGGCACCTACGACAAGACACCGCTGCTCCTGGGACGGATGGCGGCCCGGATCGAGGCCAGCCCGCGACCCGGCGAACCCTGCGTCATCACGGCCTGGCCCACCGGCCGCGACGGCCGCAAGCGGACCGCGGACGCGGCGCTGCATGATGAAGGTGGCAGGTTGCTGGCGGTAGCGCGGACAACATGGATCGCAGTGGAGCGCGACGTGCTGCTCGGGCGATAGATGCGTGAGGGTAGTGTAGCCGAAGGCATAATCCAGCACGGCTCTTTCCGTTCGGATCGCAAAGAGGCGGGTTACGCTACGCCAACCTGCCCTGCGAACCACAAGCGCGGTCCCGGGGGTGTGCCCACGACTTCTGTTTCAGCTCCCTTGATCGAGAGGATGGGTACATTTTCGCTTTCGCTCTTCGAGCTACGGCGGACAAGTCGCTTTGCCGACCCTGCGAGACCTTCCGCGACGGCACCTACGTTGCCTGCTCCATCATCCCAGCAAGCCGCACCAACTCCGCCTCCAGATCCCGCTCCACATCCGCGGCGCGAATGTCCAGCACCCGATAGTCGCGCGCTTCCAGCCAGCTCCGCCGCCCCGCCCGGTCGGCCGCGATCGCCTCGCCTTCGCCCGGGTTGACCAGCTCGATCGCGATCCGGTGCGGGAAGGAGACGAAGTCCGGGATGTGCCGCCCCACCGGGGTCTGTCGCTTGAACTGCCCGGCGAAGCGGCGGTCGCGGGTCAGCGCCTGCCAGAGCAGCCGCTCGGCGTCGGTCGGGTTGCGCCGGAGCAGACGGGCGAGGCCGCGCACGGTCGAGCCACTGTCTGAGACGCCGCCGCCCTGCCCGTGTTCGGCCAGAAGGGCGCGCAGGCGCGTCGCCTGCTCGCCGTCGAGCACGCCGCCCTTGGCCGGTCCCTTGCGCCCCTCGGCAATCGCCATCACCACGCCGTGGAGGGTGTGCATGTCCTGCTTGGTCGGCTCCATCCGCGTGAAGATGTTGCGCAGGTTCACCAGCATGGTGTCGCGCTTCTCGGCCGGCCGCAAAAATTCCACCTTGTCGAGCTCGCGCACGAGGTTGTCGAAGAAGGCCTGCATCTGGTGCTGCGAGGCGCGCTCGGAGCGCTCCGGCATGGTATGCGGCAGCTCGCCGGAGGTCGCGCGCTTGAACCATTCATAGCCGACCAGCAGCACGGCCTGGGCGAGGTTGAGCGAGGCAAAGCCCGGATTGACCGGGAAGGTGATGATGCGGTTGGAGAGCCCGACCTCCTCATTGGTCAGCCCCCAGCGCTCCCTGCCGAACAGGATACCGGCCTTGCCTCCTGCGGCGACGTGCCCGGCGATCTCGCTGGCCGCAGCCTCCGGCCCGACCACCGGCTTGGCCTGGTCGTGAGGGCGCGCGGTGGTGGCGAACAGGAGGTCGAGGTCGGCGACCGCCTCTTCCACCGTGCCAAACAATTCGACCTTTTCCAGAATGTGGTCGGCGCCGGCGGCGGCGCGCTGGGCAGCGATGTTGGGCCAGCCGTCCCGGGGGTTGACGATGCGAAGGGCGGACAGCGCAAAATTGCCCATGGCCCGTGCGGCCATGCCGATGTTTTCACCGAGCTGCGGCTCGACCAGGATCACGATGGGACCGCCGAGGGACAGGCCCGCTTTGCTCTTGTCAGTCCCCGACATCTCGCTTCGCTTTCACTTCGTCTCAAGGCCTTGGCAAGGCCGCCTGAGGAATTGATTCAGGGCGGCCCCAGGATCGGGGCCTGCCCTCGCGGTCTGTCGTTTGCCTGTCCTGACGAAATTCTCAAGGGAAATAACGGGTTGGATTCGACTTTTGAATCGATGCGGGATCCCCCGGATTCGGCCCTGCGGCAGGGCGGCTCCCCGCCCCCCGTCTGGGGAAGCTGGATGAGCTAAAAGTGCATAATCCCTTGGCTTTCGCCCGCCGCGTCTGGGTGCTAAGAGGCGGCGGATATTCCCGTGGCGCGTCAAAAGCGCCGTTCCAAGAGGCTTCCCCGATCATGGCAAAAATCAAGGTATCCAATCCCGTCGTCGAACTTGATGGCGACGAGATGACCCGGATCATCTGGCAGTACATCAAGGACAAGCTGATCAACCCGTTCCTGGATGTCGAGCTGCTCTATTTCGACCTGGGCATGGAATACCGCGACCACACCAACGATCAGGTCACGATCGACGCGGCCGAGGCCATCAAGAAGGTCGGCGTCGGCGTCAAGTGCGCCACCATCACCCCCGATGAAGCGCGGGTGAGGGAGTTCAACCTCAAGCAGATGTGGAAGTCGCCGAACGGCACCATCCGCAACATCCTCGGCGGCTGCATCTTCCGCGAGCCGATCATCTGCAAGAACGTGCCGCGCCTGGTTCCCGGCTGGAGCAAGCCGATCATCATCGGCCGCCACGCCTATGGCGATCAGTACCGCGCCACCGACATCAAGTTCCCGGGCAAGGGCACCCTCTCGATGAAGTTCGTCGGCGAGGACGGCACCGTGATCGAGAAGGAAGTGTTCAAGGCCCCCGGCGCCGGCGTCGCCATGGAGATGTACAATCTCGACGACTCCATCATCGACTTCGCCCGCGCCTCCTTCAACTACGGCCTGCTGCGCAACTACCCCGTCTATCTCTCGACCAAGAACACGATTCTGAAGGTCTATGACGGCCGCTTCAAGGACATCTTCCAGGACATCTTCGACCGCGAGTTCAAGAAGGAATTCGACGCCAAGGGTCTGACCTACGAGCACCGCCTGATCGACGACATGGTGGCCTCGGCGCTGAAATGGTCCGGCGGCTATGTCTGGGCCTGCAAGAACTACGACGGCGACGTGCAGTCCGATACGGTTGCGCAGGGCTACGGTTCGCTCGGCCTGATGACCTCGGTGCTGCTCACCCCCGACGGCAAGACCGTCGAGGCGGAAGCCGCCCACGGCACGGTGACCCGCCACTACCGCGAGCACCAGAAGGGCAAGGAGACCTCGACCAACTCGATCGCGTCGATCTTCGCCTGGACGAGAGGCCTCGCCCACCGCGCCAAGCTCGACAACAATGCCGAGCTCGCCAAGTTCGCCAACACGCTGGAGAAGGTCTGCGTCGACACCGTCGAGGCCGGCTACATGACCAAGGACCTCGCGCTGCTGGTCGGCGCCGACCAGCGCTGGCTCTCGACCACCGGCTTCCTCGACAAGGTCGCCGAGAACCTCACCAAGGAGCTGGCGGCGTAAGCCGACCGCAATTTCGCCCGACTGGGCCAGACATCATCGCGGGCCGCGCCTTCAAGCGCGGCCCGTTTCTTTTGAGGCCCCGCGCGGAGATGCGACCATGTCGATCAAGCTTGCCGTCCCCTGCCTGTTGCTGCTCGCTGGATCTGCTACGGCCGCAGAATCCCTTCCCGACGCCATCGCCGCGCCGGGCGAGAGCATGGTGCTCAGCGTCCACGC from Bradyrhizobium sp. CCBAU 53351 includes the following:
- a CDS encoding NADP-dependent isocitrate dehydrogenase; this encodes MAKIKVSNPVVELDGDEMTRIIWQYIKDKLINPFLDVELLYFDLGMEYRDHTNDQVTIDAAEAIKKVGVGVKCATITPDEARVREFNLKQMWKSPNGTIRNILGGCIFREPIICKNVPRLVPGWSKPIIIGRHAYGDQYRATDIKFPGKGTLSMKFVGEDGTVIEKEVFKAPGAGVAMEMYNLDDSIIDFARASFNYGLLRNYPVYLSTKNTILKVYDGRFKDIFQDIFDREFKKEFDAKGLTYEHRLIDDMVASALKWSGGYVWACKNYDGDVQSDTVAQGYGSLGLMTSVLLTPDGKTVEAEAAHGTVTRHYREHQKGKETSTNSIASIFAWTRGLAHRAKLDNNAELAKFANTLEKVCVDTVEAGYMTKDLALLVGADQRWLSTTGFLDKVAENLTKELAA
- a CDS encoding NADPH:quinone oxidoreductase family protein, whose product is MKAVVCRSFTGPQDLRIDEIDEPKPAADEILIDVHAASVSFMDQLMVSGLYQMRPPTPFVPGTEAAGVVVAVGERVTAFAPGDRVACSSWTGGYAERMIAKESKSVRLPDGVAFETAATILHNYGTACYALAERARAQAGETVLITGAAGGVGLAAIDLGRHLGLRVVAGVGADDKAALVRGYGASEVINYRSEDLRGRIKAITSGEGIDIGFDNVGGAIFEQMARLMAWGGRLMPIGFTCGEIPSIPMNLPLLKNYSIIGVFAGAWAEKYPDEAARMNHTLVQWLADGKIRPHIDRVLPLEEAGNAMRAVAGRTVQGRIVLKIR
- the mddA gene encoding methanethiol S-methyltransferase, giving the protein MFARLAILLYALVSYAVFTVSFLYALGFVGNYVVPKSIDVGPASNVSEAVVVDLLLMSLFAIQHSVMARPAFKRWLAGFIPEACQRSTYVLLSSLILLLLFWQWRPIPAPVWQASGIAAGVLTSVHWLGWLIAFASTHMIDHFDLFGLRQALFALRGAEMPNQSFRTPLLYKIVRHPIMLGFLLAFWATPVMTSGHLLFALANTAYILVALQFEERDLIAVFGATYQDYRRRVPMLLPRLFGAPR
- a CDS encoding TrmJ/YjtD family RNA methyltransferase, producing MSGTDKSKAGLSLGGPIVILVEPQLGENIGMAARAMGNFALSALRIVNPRDGWPNIAAQRAAAGADHILEKVELFGTVEEAVADLDLLFATTARPHDQAKPVVGPEAAASEIAGHVAAGGKAGILFGRERWGLTNEEVGLSNRIITFPVNPGFASLNLAQAVLLVGYEWFKRATSGELPHTMPERSERASQHQMQAFFDNLVRELDKVEFLRPAEKRDTMLVNLRNIFTRMEPTKQDMHTLHGVVMAIAEGRKGPAKGGVLDGEQATRLRALLAEHGQGGGVSDSGSTVRGLARLLRRNPTDAERLLWQALTRDRRFAGQFKRQTPVGRHIPDFVSFPHRIAIELVNPGEGEAIAADRAGRRSWLEARDYRVLDIRAADVERDLEAELVRLAGMMEQAT